A single window of Leptolyngbya ohadii IS1 DNA harbors:
- the metG gene encoding methionine--tRNA ligase, producing the protein MTFNSNPQAPFAITTPLYYVNDVPHIGSAYTTIAADVAVRFQRLLGRSVLLVTGTDEHGQKIQRTAEAAGRSPQEHCDLIVQSFASLWERLNIKVDRFIRTTSPNHAAIVKEFFQRVWDRGDIYLGRQQGWYCVSCEEFKEERELLEGHRCAIHTNKEAEWRDEQNYFFRLSSYQGKLEQLYRDHPEFIQPESRRNEVFAFVERGLQDFSISRVNFDWGFPIPADPNHVIYVWFDALLGYVTALLEPGEEPTLENALAKWWPIDTHLIGKDILRFHAVYWPAMLMAAGVEVPRRVFGHGFLTKDGQKMGKSLGNTIDPVALTDRYGSDAVRYYFMKEIEFGRDGDFNETRFINILNADLANDLGNLLNRTLKMVQKYCGGQIPELDPAAIPEDNLLRSKGDGLGQQVRSAFDQLAFSQGCEAVLALVRIGNKFIDEQAPWTLYKQGKQTEVEQVLYSVLETVRLAAYLLSPIVPGLSNAVYEQLGYQADFNQKDTGSALPFNIHAQWGILPAGQQLGAAQPIFQRLELPEATV; encoded by the coding sequence ATGACTTTTAACAGTAATCCTCAGGCTCCCTTTGCCATAACAACACCCCTTTACTACGTCAATGATGTTCCCCATATAGGCAGTGCTTATACAACGATCGCCGCAGACGTGGCTGTTCGGTTTCAGCGGCTATTAGGCAGATCGGTTCTGTTAGTCACAGGTACGGATGAACACGGGCAAAAAATCCAGCGCACCGCTGAAGCCGCCGGACGATCGCCCCAGGAACACTGCGATCTGATCGTGCAAAGCTTTGCCTCCCTCTGGGAACGGCTGAACATCAAAGTCGATCGCTTTATTCGCACCACCTCTCCCAATCATGCGGCGATCGTCAAGGAGTTTTTTCAGCGGGTCTGGGATCGGGGCGATATTTACCTGGGGCGGCAGCAGGGCTGGTACTGCGTTTCCTGCGAAGAATTTAAAGAAGAGCGCGAACTGCTAGAAGGACACCGCTGCGCCATCCACACCAACAAGGAAGCCGAATGGCGGGACGAGCAAAACTACTTTTTCCGTCTGTCCAGCTACCAGGGCAAGCTAGAGCAGCTTTACCGCGACCACCCGGAATTTATTCAGCCAGAGAGCCGTCGCAATGAGGTTTTTGCCTTTGTGGAGCGGGGTTTGCAGGACTTCTCGATCTCGCGGGTCAACTTCGATTGGGGGTTTCCCATTCCCGCCGATCCCAATCACGTCATCTATGTCTGGTTTGATGCGCTGCTGGGCTACGTCACTGCCCTGCTGGAACCAGGCGAAGAACCGACCCTGGAAAATGCTCTGGCAAAGTGGTGGCCCATCGATACCCATCTGATCGGGAAGGACATTCTGCGCTTCCATGCAGTCTACTGGCCTGCAATGCTGATGGCTGCGGGAGTTGAGGTGCCCCGTCGCGTTTTTGGGCACGGCTTCCTGACCAAGGATGGGCAAAAAATGGGCAAGAGTCTGGGCAATACGATCGATCCGGTGGCGCTGACCGATCGCTACGGCTCCGATGCGGTGCGCTACTACTTCATGAAGGAAATTGAGTTTGGGCGGGACGGAGACTTTAACGAAACGCGCTTTATCAATATTCTGAATGCAGACCTGGCAAATGACCTGGGCAACCTGCTGAATCGCACTCTGAAGATGGTGCAAAAATACTGCGGTGGACAGATTCCAGAACTTGATCCCGCCGCTATCCCGGAAGATAACCTGTTGCGATCGAAGGGTGATGGGTTAGGACAACAGGTACGCTCCGCCTTTGACCAGTTAGCCTTTAGTCAAGGCTGTGAAGCCGTTTTGGCACTGGTTCGCATCGGCAATAAGTTCATTGATGAGCAGGCTCCCTGGACGCTCTACAAGCAGGGCAAACAAACCGAAGTGGAGCAGGTTCTCTACAGTGTGCTGGAAACGGTTCGACTCGCTGCCTATTTGCTGTCGCCCATCGTGCCAGGACTGAGCAACGCCGTCTACGAGCAGCTTGGCTACCAGGCGGATTTCAATCAAAAGGACACCGGATCAGCTTTACCGTTCAATATTCATGCCCAGTGGGGTATCCTACCTGCGGGTCAACAACTGGGGGCTGCCCAACCGATTTTCCAGCGGTTAGAGCTGCCTGAAGCGACCGTTTAA
- the ctpB gene encoding carboxyl-terminal processing protease CtpB, with protein sequence MNHFPRLSRLLQAACFGGTIAAVSVLSPLYSVAHAAFQNSPKAVLDEAWQIVDREYVDGTFNSVDWQAVRQDLLSRDYASPEAAYAALRQALQRLNDPYTRFLDPKQYQALTSQTSGELSGVGLRLQLHEQTKALTVVEPIANSPASTAGIRSGDRILAIDGRSTQGMSVETASDLIKGEAGTRITLRIERDSRAFDLPLTRARIELPNVAHELRQEGNQRIGYIRLTEFSSHAPDQMKAAIQDLLSKKVDGFVLDLRGNPGGLLQASVEISRMWLDGGAIVRTVDRRGNSDQIMANHTALTQLPLAVLVDNNSASSSEILTGALRDNRRAVIVGTRTFGKALVQSVHSLSDGSGLAVTVAHYYTPGGTDISHRGITPDVEISLNEQQQRTLAGNLALVGTDADPQYAQAVSVLRPAIAQMLLQPRASQNQPSVSLRRETSRVN encoded by the coding sequence ATGAATCATTTCCCTCGCCTTTCCCGCCTTCTGCAAGCGGCTTGCTTCGGAGGTACGATCGCCGCAGTTTCCGTTCTCTCTCCCCTCTATTCCGTTGCCCACGCCGCCTTTCAAAATAGTCCTAAAGCCGTGCTGGATGAAGCGTGGCAGATTGTCGATCGCGAATATGTAGACGGTACTTTTAACAGTGTGGATTGGCAGGCAGTCCGTCAGGATTTGCTCAGCCGCGACTATGCTTCACCGGAAGCTGCGTATGCTGCCCTCAGACAGGCACTTCAGCGGCTTAACGATCCATATACCCGTTTTCTTGATCCCAAGCAGTATCAGGCGCTCACGAGCCAGACATCGGGTGAACTGTCTGGAGTGGGCTTACGGCTTCAGCTACATGAGCAAACTAAAGCCCTAACCGTGGTAGAACCCATTGCCAATTCTCCTGCCAGCACTGCCGGAATTCGCTCAGGCGATCGCATCCTTGCCATCGATGGACGATCGACCCAGGGGATGAGCGTAGAGACTGCCTCTGACTTAATTAAGGGTGAAGCCGGAACCCGGATTACGCTGCGAATTGAGCGAGACAGCCGTGCTTTTGACCTGCCTCTGACCCGTGCCCGGATTGAGCTGCCCAACGTTGCTCACGAACTGCGGCAGGAAGGCAATCAGCGGATTGGCTATATTCGTCTGACCGAGTTCAGCAGCCATGCGCCGGATCAGATGAAGGCGGCAATTCAGGATTTGCTGTCGAAGAAAGTGGATGGCTTTGTGCTGGATCTGCGCGGCAATCCAGGCGGTCTGCTGCAAGCTAGCGTCGAAATTTCGCGCATGTGGCTGGATGGAGGTGCGATCGTGCGGACAGTCGATCGTCGTGGCAATAGCGATCAGATCATGGCAAACCATACTGCCCTGACCCAGCTCCCCCTGGCAGTGCTGGTAGACAACAATTCGGCAAGCTCCAGCGAAATTCTAACGGGTGCCCTGAGGGATAATCGCAGAGCCGTGATTGTGGGAACTCGGACGTTTGGTAAGGCGCTGGTGCAGTCGGTGCATTCACTCTCGGATGGTTCTGGTCTGGCGGTAACGGTGGCTCACTACTACACGCCGGGTGGAACAGATATCAGTCACCGGGGAATTACACCGGATGTGGAGATCAGCCTGAACGAGCAACAGCAGCGCACCCTGGCAGGAAATTTGGCTCTCGTGGGTACGGATGCCGATCCCCAGTATGCCCAGGCGGTTAGCGTGCTGCGTCCGGCGATCGCCCAAATGCTGCTTCAGCCCCGTGCATCTCAAAATCAACCCTCTGTGAGCCTGAGGCGGGAAACCAGTCGGGTGAATTAA
- the pyrR gene encoding bifunctional pyr operon transcriptional regulator/uracil phosphoribosyltransferase PyrR, translating to MKTKLQQIYLSPQVIEILSTDELRRTLTRLASQIVERADDLSKLVLLGIYTRGVPMAELLARQIEVLEQVQVPIGALDITFYRDDLDRNDLRAPEKTEIPFDLSGKIVVLVDDVIFKGRTIRAALNAVHDYGRPEAIWLAVLVDRGHRELPIHPDFTGKKLPTSREEEVKVYLQAIDGRDAVELTTRRGS from the coding sequence CTGAAAACCAAGCTACAACAAATTTATCTGTCCCCACAAGTCATTGAAATTCTCTCTACTGACGAACTACGCCGCACCCTGACCCGTCTGGCGTCCCAGATTGTCGAGCGGGCGGATGATTTGTCGAAGCTGGTGCTGCTGGGAATTTATACGCGGGGAGTTCCAATGGCGGAATTGCTGGCGCGACAGATTGAAGTGCTAGAGCAGGTGCAGGTGCCGATCGGCGCACTGGACATCACGTTTTATCGGGATGACCTCGATCGCAATGATTTACGGGCACCGGAAAAGACGGAAATTCCGTTCGATCTGTCGGGCAAAATTGTGGTGCTGGTGGATGATGTGATTTTTAAGGGACGCACGATTCGAGCCGCCCTGAACGCAGTCCATGACTACGGCAGACCGGAAGCAATCTGGCTGGCAGTGCTAGTCGATCGCGGGCATCGGGAGTTGCCCATCCACCCGGATTTCACGGGCAAAAAGCTGCCAACCTCCAGGGAAGAAGAGGTGAAGGTTTATCTTCAGGCGATTGACGGACGGGATGCCGTAGAGCTAACCACCCGCCGGGGAAGCTAG
- a CDS encoding LabA-like NYN domain-containing protein, which yields MFNNNHVENSSIFTPEQVLENRGRVAIFIDGSNLFYAALQLGIEIDYTKLLCRLTAGSRLLRSFFYTGVDRTNEKQQGFLLWMRRNGYRVISKDLVQLPDGSKKANLDVEIAVDMMALVGSYDTAVLVSGDGDLAYAVDAVSYRGVRVEVVSLRSMTSDSLINVADRYIDLDSIKEDIQKTPRQGYTYRPLTGIGLVEEPEEKPTFEP from the coding sequence ATGTTCAATAACAACCATGTAGAAAATAGCTCTATATTCACGCCAGAACAGGTCTTAGAAAATCGGGGCAGGGTTGCTATTTTTATCGATGGTTCCAATCTGTTCTATGCTGCCCTTCAGCTAGGGATTGAGATTGACTACACCAAGCTGCTTTGTCGCCTGACGGCAGGATCGCGGCTGCTCCGATCGTTTTTCTACACCGGGGTCGATCGGACGAATGAGAAACAGCAGGGCTTTCTTCTGTGGATGCGGCGCAACGGCTATCGAGTGATTTCAAAGGATCTGGTGCAGCTGCCGGATGGCTCTAAAAAAGCGAATCTGGACGTGGAAATTGCCGTAGATATGATGGCGCTGGTGGGTTCCTACGATACGGCAGTTCTCGTTAGCGGCGATGGCGATCTGGCGTATGCAGTGGATGCGGTGAGCTATCGGGGAGTGCGGGTGGAAGTGGTGAGCCTGCGATCGATGACCAGCGATAGTTTAATTAACGTTGCCGATCGCTATATCGATCTGGATTCGATCAAAGAAGACATTCAAAAAACGCCGCGCCAGGGCTATACCTACCGTCCACTGACGGGGATCGGGCTGGTGGAGGAACCGGAGGAGAAGCCCACTTTCGAGCCGTAA
- the ureA gene encoding urease subunit gamma yields MQLTPQEKDKLLIFTAALVAERRKDRGIKLNYPEAIAYLSAAILEGAREGRTVADLMTYGTTLLTRSDVMEGIPEMIHEVQVEATFPDGTKLVTVHDPIR; encoded by the coding sequence ATGCAATTGACTCCTCAAGAGAAGGATAAGCTTCTCATTTTTACAGCCGCCCTGGTTGCCGAGCGACGCAAGGATCGCGGCATCAAGCTCAATTACCCGGAAGCCATTGCCTATCTATCTGCGGCAATTCTGGAAGGCGCAAGGGAAGGACGCACCGTGGCTGATCTGATGACCTACGGAACGACCCTGCTAACCCGATCGGACGTGATGGAAGGCATCCCCGAAATGATCCACGAAGTTCAGGTGGAAGCGACCTTTCCAGATGGCACAAAGCTGGTGACGGTTCACGATCCGATTCGCTGA
- the lptC gene encoding LPS export ABC transporter periplasmic protein LptC has protein sequence MGWIKTIGLPCVLLVLVGLGGCRQGSRGADRLAEDTAAAQQVDPNLTFNNITLEQPDENGKTLWKVRAKQAVYTPDKQLAKVQSPSGELYQDGKIAYRIQGREGEVRQDGDRIFLRGDVVATDVESGAVLRGNEMEWRPKQDLMIVRGNLRGTHPKLTLSANQARVQRRQQRIELLGNIIAETRDEPKLKLQGEKMVWLMQQDKLVSDRPVQVQRIANNTQVTDQANGETAEVLIGSRIATLRRNARVVTVDPPLVVTGNSLVWNLRKQMLEADQPVTVVHQQEQVTLTADRGRVDLEPRIARFTGNVRAVGQRNPSNLTSDTLVWTIPTQQLVAEGNVVYNQADPPATVRGPRAVGKLQNQTVVVSGGRVVTEIIPQNP, from the coding sequence ATGGGCTGGATAAAGACGATCGGACTGCCTTGTGTACTGCTAGTGCTGGTTGGACTGGGTGGCTGTCGGCAGGGAAGTCGCGGTGCCGATCGACTGGCAGAAGATACCGCAGCGGCGCAGCAGGTTGATCCCAACCTCACCTTTAACAACATCACGCTAGAACAGCCCGACGAGAACGGCAAAACCCTCTGGAAAGTCCGGGCAAAGCAGGCAGTTTACACTCCGGATAAGCAGCTCGCAAAAGTCCAAAGTCCAAGCGGCGAACTATATCAGGACGGCAAAATTGCCTATCGAATTCAGGGTCGAGAAGGAGAAGTGCGGCAGGATGGCGATCGGATTTTCCTGCGGGGTGATGTGGTAGCAACGGATGTCGAAAGTGGCGCAGTGCTGCGGGGCAATGAGATGGAATGGCGACCCAAACAGGATTTGATGATTGTCCGGGGCAACCTGCGCGGCACCCATCCTAAGCTGACGCTGAGCGCAAACCAGGCAAGAGTGCAGCGACGACAGCAGCGGATCGAGCTATTGGGCAATATCATTGCGGAAACGCGGGACGAACCGAAGCTCAAACTTCAGGGAGAGAAAATGGTCTGGCTGATGCAGCAGGATAAGCTGGTCAGCGATCGTCCGGTTCAGGTACAGCGAATCGCCAACAACACGCAGGTTACGGATCAGGCAAACGGGGAGACGGCAGAAGTCTTGATCGGCAGCCGTATTGCCACCCTGCGCCGAAACGCCCGCGTTGTGACGGTTGATCCCCCCCTGGTAGTTACTGGAAATTCCCTCGTCTGGAATCTGCGAAAGCAAATGCTGGAAGCCGACCAGCCCGTGACCGTTGTGCATCAGCAGGAACAAGTTACCCTCACTGCCGATCGGGGCAGAGTCGATCTAGAACCCCGAATCGCGCGATTTACCGGGAATGTGAGGGCAGTCGGACAGCGCAATCCCTCTAACCTGACGTCAGACACGCTGGTCTGGACAATTCCGACGCAGCAGCTTGTTGCCGAGGGCAATGTGGTCTACAACCAGGCAGACCCACCCGCCACAGTACGCGGTCCTAGAGCCGTCGGAAAACTGCAAAATCAAACCGTCGTAGTTAGCGGTGGCAGGGTCGTTACGGAAATTATTCCGCAAAATCCCTAG
- the hetR gene encoding heterocyst differentiation master regulator HetR, which translates to MTKDTDLIKRLSPSAMDQIMLYLAFSAMRTGGHRHGAFLDAAATAAKCAIYMTYLEQDQNLRMTGHLHHIEPKRVKVIVEEVRQALTEGKLLKMLGSQEPRYLIQFPYIWLEQYPWQPGRSRIPGGNLSSEEKRQIEEKLPPNLPDAQLINAFQLMEIIEFLHLRSQEDVPPHGRMPLSEALAEHIKRRLMYSGTITRIDSPWGMPFYALTRSSYAPADEEERTYITVEDTARYFQMMRNWADRQPRVVRILEELDIPPDRIDQALTELDEVIRMWADRYHQSGGEPFVLQMIAGEKVE; encoded by the coding sequence ATGACGAAAGACACCGATCTGATCAAACGTCTCAGTCCCAGTGCAATGGATCAGATCATGCTTTATCTCGCATTTAGCGCGATGCGAACTGGAGGACATCGCCACGGTGCCTTTCTTGACGCGGCTGCAACGGCTGCCAAATGCGCGATTTACATGACCTATCTGGAGCAGGATCAAAACCTGCGGATGACTGGACATCTTCACCACATTGAGCCAAAAAGGGTGAAGGTCATTGTTGAGGAGGTCAGGCAAGCCCTGACGGAGGGTAAGCTGCTCAAAATGCTCGGTTCGCAGGAGCCGCGCTATCTTATCCAGTTTCCCTACATCTGGCTGGAGCAGTACCCCTGGCAACCTGGGCGTTCCCGAATTCCTGGTGGCAACCTATCCAGTGAGGAGAAGCGGCAAATCGAGGAAAAGCTGCCGCCCAATTTACCGGATGCCCAGCTCATCAATGCCTTTCAGCTGATGGAGATTATTGAATTTCTCCATTTGCGTTCCCAGGAAGACGTGCCGCCCCACGGGCGAATGCCCCTCAGCGAAGCGCTGGCAGAACACATTAAACGGCGGTTAATGTACTCCGGAACGATCACCCGCATCGATTCGCCCTGGGGAATGCCTTTTTATGCCCTGACTCGCTCCTCCTACGCCCCTGCTGATGAGGAAGAACGCACCTACATCACCGTGGAGGACACTGCCCGCTATTTTCAGATGATGCGGAATTGGGCAGATCGCCAGCCCCGCGTCGTCCGAATCCTAGAAGAACTGGATATCCCACCCGATCGCATTGATCAGGCGCTCACCGAGCTGGACGAAGTAATTCGCATGTGGGCAGATCGTTATCACCAGTCTGGCGGAGAACCGTTCGTGCTGCAAATGATCGCTGGTGAAAAAGTAGAGTAG
- a CDS encoding HAD-IC family P-type ATPase translates to MTAPPDSSTSPQGLTHQEVLARRAAGQSNYAPLKTTRSYGQIFRENLFTVINFVFFAISLVMFLLHRIGDGILVVVVIFGGVLVNIYQEIWAKRQLDRIALLNRPRATVIREGQEEEIDPNDIVLGDILVARPGDQLVVDGAIVGSGRIEVDESLLTGESDLIPKQLDMPVYSGSFCVSGTACYEAQKVGCETLAYKLMAEARAFRRRLTPLQVEINVVIRVFMLIACFLWVLVGISFLSSRYSLNEIVQRFAVIAGLVPAGLLLAITLAYGLGAVRMLGQDVLIQQANAVESLSNVDTLCLDKTGTLTTNQLQMEEVYPIATQDKFEIVAQLADYAATVTAGNRTSEAITHAYPGKVRSPVAEVPFSSARKWSAIALDDDTYRGIYVLGAPEVLSRHLTLTADMLDFIQSGTEQGLRVVLFAHNPNPTLLDSETAELPDLQPLALLRFSDQLRPEAYETLEGFAQAGIEVKIISGDNPQTVAALAKQAGLQDIRLVSGAQLAEMDRAQFAQTAKDCTVFGRVTPEQKAMLVKAMRQSGRYVAMIGDGVNDILSLKQADLAIAMESGSKATRGVADIVLLKDSFGALPRTFQEGQCTRNGIQDVLKLFLVRTFCVTLLIFATAIVTESFPLQNKQSAIVALVGVGFPTMFLPIWAKPGLLPRRSMVRSMLHFVIPSTLTLTFVALLVYLFYLVVAVLNLPPGSDLTQVNYAIPRSALVTILIMGQLLLLPFLKPPTPAWVGGEPFSGDWRYSIVAGVLLAGYFLVVSIPPLSRFFELYPLGVVNYLFIGLVAIEWCFILRSIWRSRFFDRFLGIDLS, encoded by the coding sequence ATGACCGCTCCTCCCGATTCCTCTACCTCGCCTCAAGGTTTAACGCATCAGGAAGTCCTGGCACGACGGGCTGCTGGACAGAGTAACTATGCTCCGCTCAAGACTACCCGCTCCTATGGGCAGATTTTTCGCGAGAACCTGTTTACGGTGATTAACTTTGTGTTCTTCGCAATCAGCCTGGTGATGTTTCTGCTGCACCGGATCGGGGATGGAATTCTGGTGGTGGTGGTGATCTTTGGGGGAGTGCTGGTCAACATTTATCAGGAGATTTGGGCGAAACGGCAGCTCGATCGCATTGCGCTGTTAAACCGCCCAAGGGCAACGGTGATTCGGGAAGGGCAGGAGGAGGAAATTGATCCGAATGACATTGTACTGGGCGATATTTTGGTGGCGCGTCCGGGGGATCAGCTCGTGGTGGATGGGGCGATCGTGGGTTCGGGGCGCATTGAGGTCGATGAATCGCTGCTGACCGGAGAATCAGATCTAATTCCTAAACAGTTGGATATGCCCGTCTATTCGGGCAGTTTTTGTGTGAGCGGCACGGCTTGTTATGAGGCGCAAAAGGTGGGCTGCGAGACGCTGGCTTACAAGCTGATGGCAGAGGCGCGGGCATTCCGAAGAAGGCTGACGCCGCTCCAGGTAGAAATCAATGTGGTGATCCGCGTGTTTATGCTGATCGCCTGCTTTTTGTGGGTGCTGGTGGGAATTAGCTTTCTCAGCAGCCGCTATTCGCTGAATGAAATTGTGCAGCGGTTTGCCGTGATTGCCGGACTGGTGCCTGCGGGACTGCTGCTGGCAATTACCCTGGCATATGGCTTAGGGGCGGTACGGATGCTGGGACAGGATGTGCTGATTCAGCAGGCAAATGCGGTGGAATCCCTCAGCAACGTGGATACCCTGTGCCTGGACAAGACGGGAACGCTCACCACAAATCAGCTTCAGATGGAGGAAGTTTATCCCATTGCCACCCAGGATAAGTTTGAGATCGTGGCGCAGCTTGCGGACTATGCTGCCACCGTCACTGCCGGAAATCGCACCAGTGAAGCCATTACCCACGCCTATCCCGGCAAAGTTCGATCGCCTGTTGCCGAAGTTCCTTTCTCCTCTGCCCGCAAGTGGAGCGCGATCGCCCTGGATGACGACACCTATCGGGGCATCTACGTTCTGGGCGCACCGGAAGTTTTGTCCCGTCATTTAACGCTGACCGCCGATATGCTGGACTTTATTCAGTCCGGCACCGAACAGGGATTGCGCGTGGTTCTGTTTGCCCATAATCCCAATCCGACCCTGCTGGACAGCGAAACTGCCGAACTGCCCGACTTGCAGCCCTTAGCCCTGCTGCGGTTTAGCGACCAGCTGCGCCCGGAGGCATACGAAACCCTGGAAGGATTTGCCCAGGCAGGCATTGAAGTCAAAATTATTTCGGGGGACAATCCGCAGACAGTCGCGGCCCTGGCAAAGCAGGCAGGCTTACAAGACATTCGATTGGTTTCCGGTGCCCAGCTTGCGGAAATGGACAGAGCGCAGTTTGCCCAGACCGCCAAAGACTGCACGGTGTTTGGGCGAGTCACGCCAGAACAAAAGGCAATGCTGGTGAAGGCAATGCGGCAGTCGGGACGCTACGTGGCAATGATTGGCGATGGGGTGAACGATATCCTGTCCCTCAAGCAGGCAGATCTGGCGATCGCGATGGAAAGCGGCAGTAAAGCCACCCGCGGCGTTGCCGATATTGTGCTGCTCAAGGATTCCTTTGGGGCACTGCCCCGCACCTTTCAAGAAGGGCAATGCACACGCAACGGCATTCAGGATGTGCTGAAGCTGTTTCTGGTTCGCACCTTCTGCGTCACGCTGCTGATCTTTGCCACCGCGATCGTCACCGAAAGCTTTCCGCTGCAAAACAAGCAAAGTGCGATCGTTGCCTTAGTTGGGGTTGGGTTTCCCACCATGTTTCTCCCCATCTGGGCAAAACCGGGACTCCTGCCGCGCCGGAGCATGGTGCGATCGATGCTGCATTTTGTGATCCCGTCTACGCTGACGCTGACCTTTGTTGCCCTGCTGGTGTATCTGTTCTACCTTGTGGTCGCAGTGCTGAATTTGCCGCCCGGCTCGGATTTGACCCAGGTGAACTATGCCATTCCCCGCAGCGCCCTTGTCACGATTCTGATTATGGGACAGCTCTTGCTACTGCCGTTTCTGAAGCCGCCGACCCCTGCCTGGGTGGGTGGGGAACCTTTCAGCGGCGACTGGCGTTATTCGATCGTGGCAGGTGTCCTGCTGGCAGGCTATTTTCTAGTTGTTTCGATTCCCCCCCTCAGCCGTTTTTTTGAGCTGTACCCGCTGGGCGTCGTCAACTATTTGTTCATTGGATTAGTGGCGATCGAGTGGTGCTTTATTTTGCGATCGATCTGGCGTAGCCGTTTCTTCGATCGATTTTTGGGAATTGATCTGAGCTAG
- a CDS encoding CHAP domain-containing protein → MIKSAAEKRKLLAQIAEKEGRLERLGNANKAGAEIEPYLGIFREAFNQIDRTTKWSDPSIGFDWCCAFVYYCCLRAGFAFPVQPIPNRPTIGFVGLWREWASLPENRFYYRAHCPGFEPQPGDIVLFDRLLEPVALDHIGIVIGVRSNGLVTAEGNVYNRSGIFERSLNQQINGYVRLEI, encoded by the coding sequence GTGATCAAGAGCGCAGCAGAAAAGCGAAAGCTGCTTGCCCAAATTGCTGAAAAGGAAGGTCGGTTAGAAAGGCTGGGAAACGCAAACAAAGCAGGTGCAGAAATCGAGCCGTACCTGGGCATCTTTCGAGAAGCGTTTAATCAGATCGATCGCACTACCAAATGGAGTGACCCATCGATCGGCTTTGACTGGTGCTGCGCTTTTGTCTACTACTGCTGTCTCAGGGCTGGGTTTGCCTTTCCAGTTCAACCGATTCCCAATCGTCCAACGATCGGCTTTGTAGGGCTATGGCGCGAGTGGGCGAGTCTTCCTGAAAACAGGTTCTACTACCGAGCACATTGTCCTGGATTTGAGCCACAGCCAGGGGATATTGTGCTGTTCGATCGCCTGCTTGAACCCGTTGCGCTCGATCACATTGGAATTGTCATAGGAGTGCGATCGAACGGACTTGTAACCGCAGAGGGGAACGTCTACAATCGATCGGGGATTTTTGAGCGATCGCTGAATCAGCAGATTAATGGCTATGTCCGACTAGAGATTTGA